One Actinospica robiniae DSM 44927 genomic region harbors:
- a CDS encoding type II toxin-antitoxin system RelE/ParE family toxin: MWEIVLLESVEEWFLELAKSDPGSADQVEHAIDLLAEHGPTLGRPLVDSLAHARLHNLKELRPGSAGSGEIRIVFAFDPFRQAVFLVAGDKSGQWAAWYRSAVPLAEQRYAEYLEQEKRRRQESGGMGE; encoded by the coding sequence GTGTGGGAGATCGTGCTGCTTGAGTCGGTCGAGGAGTGGTTCCTCGAACTGGCGAAGTCGGACCCCGGCTCGGCAGACCAGGTCGAACATGCGATTGATCTGCTCGCGGAGCATGGGCCGACGCTGGGTCGTCCGTTGGTGGACAGTCTCGCTCATGCCCGGCTGCATAACCTCAAGGAGTTGCGTCCTGGTTCGGCTGGTTCGGGCGAGATCAGGATCGTTTTCGCGTTCGATCCGTTCCGGCAGGCGGTGTTCCTGGTGGCGGGTGACAAGTCGGGGCAGTGGGCGGCCTGGTATCGGAGTGCGGTGCCGTTGGCTGAGCAGCGGTACGCGGAGTATCTGGAGCAGGAGAAGCGCAGGCGTCAGGAGAGCGGAGGGATGGGAGAATGA
- a CDS encoding YhjD/YihY/BrkB family envelope integrity protein → MNRRSSELELMHRALGFAALGFVAMMPLLIVIADVSPVDYGGFGQWVVDGMGLSGQSESIVKGLFERTRGALSSTDALGLAVICVFGQSFASSFQSGYEKVWNLRPQMRHRLWQQTLWLATLTGQLYVVALSSHSVHAWVGLIRGICWVMLFWWGQWVLLGRRVPWRALLPGAVLTTVGLFGLRLFSKLVFAPMVVDSANTYGSVGIVLIVVTWLVAVGFVVFGGALLGEQCRHDSLGS, encoded by the coding sequence GTGAACCGCCGCTCATCCGAGCTCGAGCTGATGCACCGAGCGCTGGGCTTCGCCGCCCTCGGCTTCGTCGCCATGATGCCCCTGCTCATCGTCATCGCGGACGTCTCGCCCGTGGACTACGGCGGCTTCGGCCAGTGGGTCGTCGACGGCATGGGCCTGTCCGGCCAGTCCGAGAGCATCGTCAAGGGGCTGTTCGAGCGCACCCGCGGCGCGCTGAGCAGCACCGACGCCCTCGGCCTTGCGGTCATCTGCGTCTTCGGCCAGAGCTTCGCCTCCAGCTTCCAGTCCGGCTACGAGAAGGTCTGGAACCTGCGCCCGCAGATGCGCCACCGCCTGTGGCAGCAGACCCTCTGGCTCGCGACGCTCACCGGCCAGCTGTACGTGGTGGCCCTGAGCTCCCACAGCGTCCACGCCTGGGTCGGCCTCATCCGCGGCATCTGCTGGGTCATGCTGTTCTGGTGGGGCCAGTGGGTCCTGCTCGGCAGAAGAGTCCCCTGGCGCGCCCTCCTCCCCGGCGCCGTCCTCACCACGGTCGGCCTCTTCGGCCTGCGCCTCTTCTCCAAGCTCGTCTTCGCCCCCATGGTCGTCGACTCCGCCAACACCTACGGCTCCGTAGGCATCGTCCTCATCGTCGTCACGTGGTTGGTCGCCGTCGGCTTCGTCGTCTTCGGCGGAGCCCTCCTGGGCGAGCAGTGCCGCCACGACAGCCTCGGCAGCTAG
- a CDS encoding helix-turn-helix domain-containing protein — protein sequence MRTSSWDEVKRRRREIDPGADDPGRRAAAALAVDTFVAGHHLAELRKTIGMSQAEVAAFLGVSQARVSDIERGRAATIELDTLRAYAQALGGVLDITVRVGPHSVKVA from the coding sequence ATGAGGACGTCGTCGTGGGATGAGGTCAAGCGTCGCCGTCGCGAGATCGATCCGGGGGCCGATGATCCGGGGCGCCGGGCGGCTGCCGCTTTGGCCGTCGACACCTTCGTCGCCGGCCATCATCTCGCCGAGTTGCGTAAGACGATCGGGATGTCGCAAGCTGAGGTCGCCGCGTTCCTCGGCGTCTCGCAGGCCAGGGTCTCGGACATCGAGCGCGGGCGTGCGGCGACCATCGAACTCGACACGCTCCGAGCCTATGCGCAAGCTCTCGGTGGCGTGCTGGATATCACCGTCCGCGTCGGACCCCACTCGGTCAAAGTTGCCTGA
- a CDS encoding putative bifunctional diguanylate cyclase/phosphodiesterase has protein sequence MARTGGGEALDVERIATPATDDGPDPDPDRARDAVRPVMEYATIWFAAAMALVVIIYYAKPQWQLPVWATLGLCCSAATLVGTRLNHPDKRLPWYLLALAMFTLINGDTIYNVLTDVFHQNEPFPSVADASYLFTYPLAAGGIIMMVRLRNPDRDVTALVDALLLAAGLTLIIWVFIITPTVNQRSVPWFNSAVSVGYPIGDVLLLVVILRLLTGGGVRGPSAILLVVGSLGLMTSDIAYLTVRLYGTWHVGSPADLGWVVFYISWACAALHPSMIDLTRPNLRGGPLATGRVFPLAVTALIAPALLLFEALKRSLHDAPVIAVFSAVMFILVIIRLSLQGRQLRQQESLAQSRAMLRELRNRAYHDALTGLANRAKFQERAERAFGRVRESGGEVCMLLIDLDNFKEVNDTLGHRAGDELLKAAAGRLKAAVRPGDLAARFGGDEFAVLLADGSPPDGAEALAARLIRTFSAPFLIWDAQSDVRASIGVATSADATPLVEDEGEDAADILLRNADLALYEAKADGKAIWRRYQPQLYEAAMERMRLRTSLDLAIEREEVFLAYQPIVRLSGPLRVAGFEALVRWQHPELGLLPPDQFIPLAEETGQIIQLGAWVLGRAIADAAAWNAGRAQDQTRHVTVNVSAHQFLEDGMVDEIHRKLLSEGLPAKLLILEITETAFLHHHGPEVSRNLNALSALGVRIAVDDFGTGYSSIAYLRDLSIHILKADKSFVDRIGEDQGHLALLQGIVTVASALGIDVVAEGVETEQQQQLLREMGCSFGQGYLYSSAVPIDRVAAITAQVEGRER, from the coding sequence ATGGCACGGACAGGCGGCGGTGAGGCGCTGGACGTCGAGCGCATCGCCACGCCCGCGACCGACGACGGCCCCGATCCCGATCCCGACCGCGCCCGCGACGCCGTGCGCCCGGTGATGGAGTACGCCACCATCTGGTTCGCCGCGGCGATGGCGCTGGTGGTGATCATCTACTACGCCAAGCCGCAGTGGCAGCTGCCGGTCTGGGCGACCCTGGGGCTGTGCTGCTCCGCCGCCACGCTGGTCGGCACCCGGCTCAACCATCCCGACAAGCGCCTGCCCTGGTACCTGCTCGCCCTGGCGATGTTCACGCTGATCAACGGCGACACGATCTACAACGTCCTGACCGACGTCTTCCACCAGAACGAGCCCTTCCCCTCCGTCGCGGACGCGTCCTACCTGTTCACCTATCCGCTGGCGGCCGGCGGGATCATCATGATGGTCCGGCTGCGCAATCCGGACCGCGACGTCACCGCGCTGGTCGACGCGCTATTGCTGGCCGCGGGCCTGACCCTGATCATCTGGGTGTTCATCATCACCCCGACGGTCAACCAGAGGTCGGTGCCGTGGTTCAACAGCGCCGTCTCGGTCGGCTACCCCATCGGCGACGTCCTGCTGCTCGTGGTCATCCTGCGGCTGCTCACCGGCGGCGGCGTGCGCGGGCCCTCGGCCATCCTGCTCGTGGTCGGCTCGCTCGGCCTGATGACCTCGGACATCGCGTACCTGACCGTGCGGCTCTACGGCACCTGGCACGTCGGCTCGCCCGCCGACCTCGGCTGGGTGGTGTTCTACATCAGCTGGGCCTGCGCCGCGCTGCACCCCTCGATGATCGACCTGACCCGCCCCAACCTGCGCGGCGGCCCGCTCGCCACCGGCCGCGTCTTCCCGCTCGCGGTCACCGCCCTGATCGCCCCCGCGCTGCTGCTGTTCGAAGCGCTCAAACGCAGCCTGCACGACGCGCCGGTCATCGCCGTGTTCTCGGCGGTCATGTTCATCCTCGTCATCATCCGGCTCTCCCTGCAGGGCCGCCAGCTGCGCCAGCAGGAGAGCCTCGCGCAGAGCCGGGCCATGCTGCGCGAGCTGCGCAACCGGGCGTACCACGACGCGCTCACCGGCCTGGCCAACCGGGCCAAGTTCCAGGAGCGCGCCGAACGGGCGTTCGGCCGGGTGCGGGAGTCCGGCGGCGAAGTGTGCATGCTGCTGATCGACCTGGACAACTTCAAAGAGGTCAACGACACCCTCGGCCACCGCGCCGGGGACGAACTGCTCAAGGCCGCCGCCGGACGGCTCAAGGCCGCCGTGCGCCCCGGCGACCTCGCCGCCCGCTTCGGCGGCGACGAGTTCGCCGTGCTGCTCGCCGACGGTTCCCCGCCCGACGGCGCCGAGGCCCTGGCCGCACGGCTGATCCGCACCTTCAGCGCGCCGTTCCTGATCTGGGACGCCCAATCCGACGTACGGGCCAGCATCGGCGTCGCCACCAGCGCGGACGCCACGCCGCTGGTCGAGGACGAGGGCGAGGACGCCGCCGACATCCTGCTGCGCAACGCGGACCTCGCCCTGTACGAGGCCAAGGCCGACGGCAAAGCCATCTGGCGCCGCTACCAGCCGCAGCTCTACGAGGCGGCGATGGAGCGGATGCGGCTGCGCACCAGCCTGGACCTGGCGATCGAGCGGGAAGAGGTCTTCCTCGCCTACCAGCCGATCGTGCGGCTGTCCGGCCCCCTGCGCGTCGCCGGATTCGAGGCCCTGGTGCGCTGGCAGCATCCCGAACTCGGCCTGCTCCCGCCGGACCAGTTCATCCCGCTGGCCGAGGAGACCGGCCAGATCATCCAGCTCGGCGCCTGGGTGCTCGGCCGCGCCATCGCCGACGCGGCCGCCTGGAACGCCGGCCGCGCGCAAGACCAGACCCGGCACGTCACCGTGAACGTCTCGGCCCACCAGTTCCTCGAGGACGGCATGGTCGACGAGATCCACCGCAAGCTGCTGAGCGAGGGCCTGCCCGCGAAGCTGCTGATCCTGGAGATCACCGAGACCGCGTTCCTGCACCATCACGGCCCCGAGGTCTCCCGCAACCTCAACGCGCTCTCCGCACTCGGCGTGCGCATCGCCGTGGACGACTTCGGCACCGGCTACTCGTCCATCGCCTATCTGCGCGATCTGAGCATCCACATCCTGAAGGCCGACAAGTCCTTCGTGGACCGGATCGGCGAGGACCAGGGCCATCTGGCGCTGTTGCAGGGCATTGTGACGGTCGCCTCCGCCCTCGGCATCGACGTGGTGGCCGAGGGTGTGGAGACCGAGCAGCAGCAACAGCTGCTGCGCGAAATGGGCTGTTCCTTCGGCCAGGGGTACCTCTATTCCTCCGCGGTCCCGATCGACCGGGTCGCGGCCATCACCGCTCAGGTGGAAGGACGGGAAAGATGA
- a CDS encoding PKD domain-containing protein has translation MTYDFGDGSPTKTETSPTAYATHTYNKPGTYTITETVTDAGGHTATTSTKFTTAAPIPGTLVTVDGGTTPAGSAGLIQSAVTSLPNNSDQLLAATTSGKVELATGSGEGYTWQNWQTLSLPAGVKAKWVGIAGMPNGASQLITISSTGQLWHTVRNANGSWQTSGWGSPAGSTGFVRASITAMPNGSSQLVAITTSGVLMHNIRNANGSWQGWRPLPQPGVKIVDASIAGMPDGSSQILEVTSTGVMKHNLRNANGSWQKQGWGVPSGIGAVSAVSITSSSVFGSAAGTGESVMRIVNAAGAVVYAVRYPDGHWELEYGGTPMVESWGTPANITMTTQRADGKPVTFAVAED, from the coding sequence GTGACCTACGACTTCGGCGACGGCTCACCCACCAAAACCGAGACCAGCCCTACTGCGTACGCCACCCACACCTACAACAAGCCCGGCACGTACACGATCACTGAGACCGTGACCGACGCGGGCGGCCACACCGCGACGACGTCAACGAAGTTCACCACCGCCGCGCCGATTCCCGGCACCCTGGTCACAGTGGACGGCGGCACTACCCCGGCCGGATCCGCCGGGCTCATCCAGTCGGCTGTCACCTCGCTGCCCAACAACAGCGACCAGCTCCTGGCGGCCACGACCAGCGGCAAGGTGGAGCTCGCCACCGGCAGCGGTGAGGGCTACACGTGGCAGAACTGGCAGACGCTGAGCCTGCCGGCCGGCGTGAAAGCCAAATGGGTCGGCATCGCGGGCATGCCCAACGGCGCGTCCCAGCTGATCACGATCTCCTCGACCGGCCAGCTCTGGCACACCGTGCGCAACGCCAACGGCAGCTGGCAGACCAGCGGCTGGGGCAGCCCGGCCGGATCCACCGGCTTCGTGCGCGCATCGATCACCGCCATGCCCAACGGCTCGAGCCAGCTCGTCGCCATCACCACCAGCGGCGTACTGATGCACAACATCCGCAACGCCAACGGCTCCTGGCAGGGATGGCGCCCGCTGCCCCAGCCCGGCGTCAAGATCGTGGATGCGAGCATCGCCGGCATGCCCGACGGCTCCTCGCAGATCCTGGAGGTCACCTCCACCGGCGTCATGAAGCACAACCTCCGCAACGCCAACGGCTCCTGGCAGAAGCAGGGCTGGGGCGTTCCCTCGGGAATCGGGGCCGTCAGCGCGGTCTCCATCACCTCTTCGTCCGTTTTCGGCAGCGCGGCCGGCACCGGCGAAAGCGTCATGAGGATCGTCAACGCCGCAGGCGCGGTCGTCTACGCGGTGCGCTACCCCGACGGCCACTGGGAGCTGGAGTACGGCGGAACGCCCATGGTCGAAAGCTGGGGGACCCCGGCGAACATCACCATGACGACCCAGCGCGCCGATGGCAAGCCTGTGACGTTCGCGGTGGCCGAGGACTGA
- a CDS encoding cellulose binding domain-containing protein, with protein MGSPRRRKSRRRASKVLIPLLAVALIAGVAALYPVWRSVWRSADAHPAAAVKPPMLTVEYRTPAGTADAAAAAPQLVVVNTSTESISLADVTLRYYFAGHDAAAFAFNCLQAGVGCSNVTGTIGKLDLATSGADHYLQIGFSASAGTIKPGQDSQGVELQLYRVDHESLTQTGDWSFDPSITTYKPFSRVTGYLRGALVWGEAPDGDSPTGASSSTANPASSATAAPTIQASAAPDVPAATVFDDFHYTGASDPALAAHGWQARTGAGGPGIEGTWAASGVSFPSVASAQGGQALQLKASTDGAKAGTAQAELQSAGTPYFTGTYAARIYFSDGPAVGPDGDHVNESFYPISADPNSPKYSELDNEYMPNGGWGAPGPAFDNTSWYSAENNDRATHRTYRSLHGWHTMMITAVDGKVTYSVDGKTLFTSSGKYYPREGMGIHFSDWFIDLPFTGQRSWDMDVNWFYYKAGQAVPYQDVQQAVAGYYASGTNYIDTLPKS; from the coding sequence GTGGGCTCGCCCCGCCGCCGCAAGTCGCGCCGCCGCGCGAGCAAAGTGCTGATTCCTCTGCTAGCCGTCGCCCTGATCGCCGGTGTCGCCGCGCTCTATCCGGTGTGGCGCTCGGTCTGGCGCTCTGCAGACGCGCACCCGGCCGCGGCGGTGAAGCCTCCCATGCTCACTGTCGAGTACCGGACCCCGGCCGGCACTGCCGACGCCGCGGCGGCCGCACCACAGCTCGTGGTGGTCAACACCTCGACCGAGTCGATATCGCTCGCCGACGTCACCCTCCGCTACTACTTCGCCGGACACGACGCCGCCGCCTTCGCCTTCAACTGCCTGCAGGCAGGGGTCGGCTGCTCCAACGTGACGGGCACCATCGGCAAGCTCGACCTCGCCACCTCGGGCGCCGACCACTATCTGCAGATCGGCTTCAGCGCGAGCGCCGGCACGATCAAGCCGGGCCAGGACAGTCAGGGCGTCGAGCTCCAGCTCTACCGCGTCGACCATGAGAGCCTCACCCAGACCGGCGACTGGTCGTTCGACCCCTCGATCACGACTTACAAGCCCTTCAGCCGAGTCACGGGCTACCTTCGCGGAGCCCTCGTATGGGGCGAGGCGCCGGACGGCGACAGCCCCACGGGTGCAAGCAGCAGCACCGCGAACCCCGCCTCCTCCGCAACGGCTGCGCCGACGATCCAGGCATCTGCCGCGCCGGATGTGCCGGCCGCGACGGTGTTCGACGATTTCCATTACACCGGCGCGAGCGACCCGGCGTTGGCTGCCCACGGCTGGCAGGCGCGCACCGGAGCCGGTGGCCCGGGTATCGAGGGCACCTGGGCTGCCTCAGGTGTCAGCTTCCCGTCTGTCGCCTCCGCCCAGGGCGGCCAAGCGCTGCAGCTGAAGGCCTCGACCGACGGGGCCAAGGCCGGCACGGCCCAGGCCGAGCTGCAGAGCGCCGGCACGCCGTACTTCACCGGGACCTACGCGGCGAGGATCTACTTCAGCGATGGCCCGGCAGTCGGCCCCGACGGCGACCACGTCAACGAGTCCTTCTATCCGATCTCGGCCGACCCGAACTCGCCGAAGTACAGCGAACTCGATAACGAGTACATGCCCAACGGCGGCTGGGGCGCTCCCGGACCCGCGTTCGACAACACCAGCTGGTACAGCGCGGAAAACAATGACCGCGCCACCCACCGGACCTACCGCAGCCTGCACGGCTGGCACACCATGATGATCACCGCTGTGGACGGCAAGGTCACCTACTCCGTTGACGGCAAGACCCTGTTCACCAGTAGCGGCAAGTACTACCCGCGCGAAGGCATGGGAATCCACTTCAGCGACTGGTTCATCGACTTGCCCTTCACCGGCCAGCGCAGCTGGGACATGGACGTCAACTGGTTCTACTACAAGGCCGGACAGGCGGTGCCCTACCAGGACGTGCAGCAGGCTGTCGCGGGATACTACGCCAGCGGCACGAACTACATCGACACCCTTCCCAAGAGCTGA
- a CDS encoding prepilin peptidase, with product MAGFAVFLVGTAVLAMIDARTIRLPNRLLHPVAWTGLALLACAAACSGSWYRLTFALASAGALLGAFFLLHKMSGLGRGDVRLVGLLGLFLGWVGPATVFAGVALGTVAGGVFGAVLLLAHKADRRRMLPYGPFLVLGAWLALLLAALP from the coding sequence ATGGCTGGGTTCGCGGTGTTCCTGGTCGGGACGGCGGTGCTCGCGATGATCGACGCGCGCACGATACGGCTGCCCAACCGCCTGCTGCACCCCGTCGCCTGGACTGGCCTGGCGCTATTGGCCTGCGCTGCTGCGTGCTCTGGCTCCTGGTACCGCCTAACCTTCGCGCTGGCCTCGGCGGGGGCACTGCTCGGGGCATTCTTTCTGTTGCACAAGATGAGCGGGCTCGGGCGCGGCGATGTGCGACTGGTCGGGCTGCTCGGGCTCTTTCTCGGCTGGGTCGGACCGGCGACCGTGTTCGCGGGCGTGGCCCTGGGAACGGTGGCCGGCGGCGTGTTCGGCGCGGTACTGCTACTGGCGCACAAGGCCGACCGGCGCAGGATGCTGCCTTACGGCCCGTTCCTGGTTCTCGGGGCGTGGCTGGCACTACTGCTGGCCGCGTTGCCGTAA
- a CDS encoding aminotransferase class I/II-fold pyridoxal phosphate-dependent enzyme, with amino-acid sequence MNSASGAPKANDTRAPAPRWQELARLKQDTHFFDAVIDEIDGRMIRIGDHWLADFASCNYLGFDLDPEIMAAPQEQIARWGTHPSWSRLLGNPRLYPEIEERLTELLAAPDTLVLPTITTIHLTAIPVLAEHGTVLCEAQAHRTIFDGCSVAKGQGAQLHRWHAGELDQLGDLLRQAPRDKPRLVCMDGINSMTGNPPDLPRIAKICRATGATLYVDDAHGFGVIGERREDETSPYGARGNSVVRHLGESYDGMILVGGFSKAYSSLLAFMALPTETKELLKFAAAPYLYSGPVPTASLATVLAGFDVNEARGEQIRADLYRKTKRVLDQISALGLDSPNTSGFPVIELPLREASDIDEVARILWDRGIYVTIAAYPLVPKNQAGFRVQVTATNTDTEIDRLNETLAELAPLLRSREE; translated from the coding sequence ATGAACAGCGCAAGCGGCGCACCCAAGGCGAACGACACCAGGGCCCCGGCCCCGCGCTGGCAGGAGCTGGCCCGACTCAAGCAGGACACGCACTTCTTCGACGCGGTCATCGACGAGATCGACGGCCGGATGATCCGGATCGGCGACCACTGGCTGGCCGACTTCGCCTCCTGCAACTACCTCGGCTTCGACCTCGACCCGGAGATCATGGCGGCGCCGCAGGAGCAGATCGCGCGCTGGGGCACCCACCCCAGCTGGTCGCGCCTGCTCGGAAACCCGCGGCTGTACCCCGAGATCGAGGAACGCCTGACCGAGCTGCTGGCCGCCCCCGACACGCTCGTGCTCCCCACGATCACCACCATCCACCTGACCGCGATCCCGGTGCTGGCCGAACACGGCACGGTCCTGTGCGAGGCGCAGGCGCACCGCACCATCTTCGACGGCTGCTCGGTGGCCAAGGGCCAGGGCGCCCAGCTGCACCGCTGGCACGCCGGCGAGCTCGACCAGCTCGGCGACCTGCTGCGCCAGGCCCCGAGGGACAAGCCGCGCCTGGTGTGCATGGACGGCATCAACAGCATGACGGGAAATCCGCCGGACCTGCCGCGCATCGCCAAGATCTGCCGTGCCACCGGCGCGACGCTGTACGTGGACGACGCCCACGGCTTCGGCGTGATCGGCGAGCGGCGGGAGGACGAGACCTCCCCCTACGGCGCCCGCGGCAACAGCGTCGTGCGCCACCTCGGCGAGAGCTACGACGGCATGATCCTCGTCGGCGGATTCTCGAAGGCGTACTCGTCGCTGCTGGCGTTCATGGCTCTGCCGACGGAGACGAAGGAGCTGCTGAAGTTCGCCGCAGCGCCGTACCTGTACTCCGGCCCCGTCCCCACCGCGTCGCTGGCCACGGTGCTGGCCGGCTTCGACGTGAACGAGGCCCGCGGCGAGCAGATCAGGGCGGACCTGTACCGCAAGACGAAGCGCGTGCTCGACCAAATCAGTGCACTGGGACTGGACAGTCCGAACACCAGCGGCTTCCCGGTGATCGAGCTGCCGCTGCGCGAGGCATCAGACATCGACGAAGTCGCCCGGATCCTGTGGGACCGGGGCATCTACGTCACCATCGCCGCGTACCCCCTGGTGCCGAAGAACCAGGCCGGATTCCGCGTCCAGGTGACCGCGACGAACACGGACACCGAGATCGACCGCCTCAACGAGACGCTCGCCGAGCTGGCGCCGTTGCTGCGCAGCCGGGAGGAGTAG
- a CDS encoding glycosyltransferase family 2 protein, with amino-acid sequence MSSTADALRVSGASRHRRGRVGADAYGNAKALCDTVAIVPARNEEAGVFTALRSLAAQTRRPDLILVVVNNSTDRTEHFAQTFAAEPGSPETVVLNVPHNPHKKAGALNYGIRWLAEGTGGPLAGRVRHILVMDADTELHPSFIERARNVLASDPGLGGVSAACLGRTGLWRSTWQRYLLGMQIIEYGRAANARYRRDVHTMSGAGSFYRGEALQSLLDWRGEVFWEDHSNLVEDYETTLALKESGWKVTANQFCIAYTDLMPTLRELLHQRERWSRGTIDTLRARGVTRFTWHSIAAIIMGLIGAAYIFGFGSVELTLAAQHGFTLNPFFWALFMFWIVYPALRVTNLGWKAMLIEASLVPELCYTVIRTYWLVSSIAKSYLTRVSAWK; translated from the coding sequence ATGTCCTCGACGGCCGACGCGCTGCGCGTCTCGGGAGCCAGCCGCCACCGGCGCGGGCGCGTCGGCGCCGACGCGTACGGCAACGCGAAGGCGCTATGCGACACAGTGGCGATAGTGCCGGCCCGCAACGAGGAAGCCGGCGTCTTCACGGCACTTCGTTCCCTGGCCGCTCAGACCCGGCGCCCCGACCTGATCCTCGTGGTGGTCAACAACTCGACCGACCGCACCGAGCACTTCGCCCAGACCTTCGCGGCCGAGCCGGGCAGTCCGGAGACGGTCGTACTCAACGTGCCGCACAACCCGCACAAGAAGGCGGGCGCGCTCAACTACGGCATCCGCTGGCTCGCCGAAGGCACCGGCGGCCCGCTCGCCGGACGCGTGCGCCACATCCTCGTCATGGACGCCGACACCGAACTGCACCCGTCGTTCATCGAGCGGGCCCGCAACGTACTCGCCTCGGACCCGGGACTCGGCGGCGTCAGCGCCGCCTGCCTCGGCCGCACCGGCTTGTGGCGCAGCACCTGGCAGCGATACCTGCTCGGCATGCAGATCATCGAGTACGGCCGCGCCGCCAACGCCCGCTACCGCCGGGACGTGCACACGATGTCCGGCGCCGGCTCGTTCTACCGCGGCGAAGCGCTGCAGAGCCTGCTCGACTGGCGCGGCGAGGTGTTCTGGGAGGACCACAGCAACCTGGTCGAGGACTACGAGACCACGCTGGCCCTGAAGGAGTCGGGCTGGAAGGTGACGGCCAACCAGTTCTGCATCGCCTACACCGACCTCATGCCGACCCTGCGTGAACTGCTGCACCAGCGCGAGCGCTGGAGCCGAGGCACCATCGACACACTGCGCGCCCGCGGCGTGACCAGGTTCACCTGGCACTCCATCGCCGCAATCATCATGGGCCTCATCGGCGCCGCCTACATCTTCGGATTCGGCTCCGTCGAACTCACCCTCGCCGCCCAGCACGGATTCACGCTCAATCCGTTCTTCTGGGCGCTGTTCATGTTCTGGATCGTCTATCCGGCGCTGCGGGTGACCAACCTCGGCTGGAAGGCGATGCTCATCGAAGCGTCACTCGTACCAGAGCTCTGCTACACCGTGATCCGCACCTACTGGCTGGTGTCATCGATCGCAAAGTCCTACCTGACCCGCGTCTCGGCCTGGAAATAG